The following is a genomic window from Pseudophryne corroboree isolate aPseCor3 chromosome 3, aPseCor3.hap2, whole genome shotgun sequence.
ATTAATTACTTTGCATAATTAGATCATGTCTTCAAAACCTTATTTACATTTAACCCTGCAGGAACTTTCCCCATAAGCTTCAAAAATAGCAATTCTGCATGTATTGGGCACCCTAATCTATCCCTAAGACCACAAAATTCAGGTTAAATCGGTGTCCTGCATGTTCCATTTAAGAAAATATGGAGACCCATTTATAAATCTACATAAGtaaatacatataggccctcattcagagttgttcgctcgcaagctgcttttagcagctttgcacacgctaagccgccgcctactgggagtgaatcttagcatagtaaaattgcaaacgaaagattagcagaattgcgaagagaaacttcttagcagtttctgagtagctcgagacttactctgccactgcgatcagttcagtcagtttcgttcctggtttgacgtcacaaacacacccagcgttcacccagacactcccccgtttcttcagacactcccgcgtttttcccagaaacggctgcgttttttcgcacacacccataaaacggcccgtttccgcccagaaacacccatttcctgtcaatcacactccgatcatcagaacgaagaaaaaacctcgtaatgccgtgagtaaaatacctaatttattagcaaatttacttggcgcagtcgcactgcggacattgcgcatgcgcattagcaactaatcgctctgttgcggaaaaaaaaataacgagctaacaactcggaatgacccccatagttcggtCTCCATATTTTTTTGTGGAACATTTACTCTTCTGTCTTATTTATATTCCTagccaaatatttaaaaaaaaaattacttttaaaAGATTAGGTTCAATAATAACAATAAAACCTCCAAAAATAAATGGTCCACTTAACCAAATGCAGAGAAAGATTCTAAGATATGTATGAAAAACaatacatactactacataagtGAATGGCAATGTATGTCTTTTTATTAGCATCCCTTCAGTCCAAAAGATTCCCAACTTCAGGACCACAGAAATGACATATTTTAGGACTGATGATGCGACACAAGATTTGTTTGTGGACTAGAACCTTTGCCAGCACCAGAAACGATGAATGTTCTAATTTTTAAATGGGTCCTCTGGTGCTTATCCAGATGTGAACGATGGGTGAAGCGTTTCCCACAActggaacatggaaatggcttttctcCTGTATGAACTCTTTCGTGAGCAATAAGATTGGACTTCAGATTGAAGCTTTTCCCACATTCTGAGCAAAGAAAAGGCTTCAGTTCCTTGTGGATCCGCTCATGAACGAGAAGATTTGACTTCGCCGTGAagccttttccacactcagaacatataaaGGGTTTTACTTCTTTGTGAGTCCTttcatgtataacaagatttgactTGATAGTGTAACCTTTCCCGCATTCTGAGCAGACAAAGGGTTTCACATCTCTGTGAATCCTCTCATGGACGACAAGGCTAGACTTGAGCGTGAAgtctttcccacattcagaacacacAAAAAGCTTCAGCCCACTGTGAATCTTCTGGTGACGAGACAGATCCGACCTATACGTGAAACATTTACCACATTCAgaacaagaaaatggtttctccccCGTGTGGGTTCTTTGATGGGTGGCCAGGGACTGGCTGTGACGGAAAGATTTACCACACACCGAACAGgcgaatggtttctcacctgtatgcaCTCTCTTATGTCTGACCAGGCTGGATTTGAAGGTGAAACACTGGTCacattcagagcaagaaaatggcttctctcctctGTGAGTCCGCTCATGGGCCACGAGGCAGGATTTTTTGGTGAAAACCTTCCCACATTCACAAATCAAGGTCTTTCTCACGTGAACTTTTTGATGTCTGTCAAGATCTGGTTGACTATAAAACGTTTTTTGACATTCAGAGCAATTATATATCGTGGGTGCGTTTTGTGCCGCTGACTGTGAATTGCTACTTCCCGTACAGTAGTCCTCAGTATTAGACGCATACATTGCAGTGTCTGAGAGATTTTTTTCTTCACCAGAGACTAATTCCTCCTTAATATAAAGTATTTTAAAATGTGCATGGGCTGGGGATCCATAGAATTCAGTGTCTGTGAGATTTCCATCTTCACATGAGACTGATCCCTCCTTAGTTTTAGTAGTTGTATGCTGTGTATGATATGTGCGTGTATAATTttcagtgtgtgtgaggtctcctccatcacatgagactgggTCCTCCTTAAGATGAGTAGATGTAGACTGTGTTTgacctgtgtgtgtatacatgttcatGTGTGCGAGGTCTTCTCCATCATATGAGACTGATGCTTCAATATCAGTAGATGTGTACTCTGTATGACGTTtgggtgtatacatgtcagtgtctgtgaggtctcctccatcacatgagactggttcctccttaatatgagtggatgtatactgtgtatatatgggtatatacatgtcagtgtgtgtgaggtctcctccatcacatgaTGCGGATTCCTCCTTAGTAATAGACAAATGTGTTGACTTTATAGATCGTGGGGGTTTGTGCATTTCATTTAAATGTCCTTTTTTGATTAAGATTGAGGCCTCTGCTTGACATGCAGAAAATTCTTCCCTCAAATCTTGTAGAGTACCTATACTCTGGCTACTGCTAGTATTATTTTTGTCTTCATTTACACTGCTTGATGTATGCATTCCAATAGATTGGGTTCTGGTCTTTGGTCCACCTGAAAATGAACAAGAAATAAATCTGGATGAAACATTTTCACATAGCTTTTAGAAGAAATATGTTTCTCTGTTACCCTTCATCTAGATGTACAGTTCAACTCCATGGAATCCAGAAGATCTAAATCATCTCTGGTGGTGAGAAATTTGGCAAAATGACAGTGCAGGGCAAGAAAGATCTAAAGACCACCATTTTTATCTTGACACATCCAGCTCTTTGACCATTTTACTCAACAAAGCCATGCAAAAGAGACTCAGATGTTTGTGTGAGATGGAGACTGCGCGAAATGGTTACTGCTGATTTACCATTATCCACCAACAAATTCAAGTAACACTTTCTCAAGAATATCTGGGGAGATGCTGTTATTCAGTAGAACTCAAACTGTGTGActagggttggtggtccaggactaaatcaaaaaatttatggtcaaagtgagatGCTAAACCAGTGCCGATAGCTGGCAATCATAAAACAATCAGTAGCAATATGAAATCTATGACCATGTTTGAACAATGTGTCCAGAGAGCTGCACCTAGTTATGGGTGTGTAAGGTGGTTCATTGCAAAATAATAGAGCTTCATTCCAAAACTTAACTGCAGACAGTGCCCATATACCTAATCCTGATTCCAGTCACTGAAACAAGTGGCAGGCCCTCTGGAACATCAGACTGTACATTCTGCTATCATCCAGACTAAACTAAGTAAATAAATGTAATAAGTTTCTCAATAAACTGTATTTGTTAGCACCTCCTAGGGTGTGTCATTAATACCCGTGTAACCAAAGTACCTGGTTCCACTGGAAACAGTCACCATGACCTTTTTAGGACAACATAAATCAGGTCCTGGTTAATATTGTATTTATTTAAATAAGTGCTGCTCTTTATTTAAAACTATACCAAATTTACTCATTACTGCCAGATATATGTTGTAACTGACAACTTCATTGTTCATGGTAAAGACAAAGGTAGGGAGGTTTCTGTACAGGTTCAATTCGACAAACCCCCAATAAGAGATATTGACCAAACAGGTCTACACGAAAGGGGTGTGCTACCAACTACCAATTAGACAACTATACTACAAACAAAAAGGGCAGCAAAATGGTAACCTGAGAATAGTCTGGTGTATTCTCCATAGGTGACTAGTCAGTTCCTCTTAATGATTAGAAATCGATCCTAAACCAGTGAGTGCAGGTATAGCTAGAAAATTAATATGGGAGATTAAACATTTACCAAGGCAGTGACGCATGCGCAGACCACTGATAATCGTGCAATTGTGAAAACATCGGAATAatgtacatctatgaatcaggcccaatgttttcTACCCATTGACTCCGCTAACAGTGAGGTAACTGGTAAATAGAAAACGGTCTCTTCATACgctaaataaaaactttttttatagATTAATTGTcattatatatactttttattttaaTACTACTATCATTATAtgtgctatatatatttattatatattttttaaatagagATGTTTTTCATATGTTaaggaattttttatttttaagcaaCTACTTTGTAATAATATATGCGCCCCATGTGAACAATGAGGGTAGTAACATGACCGTAATTAAGCATACACTTGGGAGTCAAGGTGGTAACTAATTAATGGTCAaattcagactagatgggccaagtggttcttatctgctgtcaaattctatgattCAGCTATTTAAGGCCATCAATGGCATCTTTGCTATCTGAGGAATTCATTATGGTGATGAAACGCGTTAGCACTGACTCGCTATATCCAGCTGGTGGATTTACAGAGTGGTTACGCATGCCATAGCTCTATGTATTGTGAATCTCCCTGGGCCCCTGTACCGGCTCTGCCCCCAACCCATGATGCGAGGGGGCAGGGGTGTCAGCTCCAAGTGGCTTTGCACACTACAGAGTGCCCAATCATTTACCAGGCGAGCCGCTCCACAGTGCTGGTTATACACTACAGGACTTTTAACATACAGGTGTGATGCAGTGTATGTTTCTCATTGCACATGTCTGAGTTCCCTTTCTATTAACATTACAGGTCCACACCTTGATTCCAGGGATTGATATAGCATTAGTGGCTGCAGTTACCTACTGTAAATGATACTGAACAACACTTATGCTAAGCATATACGGGCAGATAAAAACCATCTGTCAGGCCGAGAGGTGGTTCATAGATAGACATTCAAAAAGGTCGACACCACAAGGTCGACAGGGTCGAAGGGTCGACAGGATCACAAGGTCGACCGTCAAAAAGTTGACAAGGTCAAACGATCgaaaggtcggcagggtcaaaatgtcgacatatgaTCGACACTTTTTTaaagggtttttcacgtttttacaacttttgctgcatttactattcacgtcacaaactattacctttagtgacCCGCAAGGGGACGCAATTCAACAAATTTGAGTAAAAACTGttgaaaaacacaaaataacacccaattttcttttgtgtcgaccttttgaccccgtcgacctaatgacggtctatctttttaatgtctatattCCTACAGACCAATTTTCAGCCAACAGACCAATTTTCTGACACGCTAAAAGCATCAGATATCTTGGCCATACACTGTCAGACATTTTATCACGACCCATAGATTTTCTATCCATAAAATCTAACAGGCTCTTTCatattattgtgttttaatatggtttagtagggtgtagtatggtatgccggcggccgggctcccggcgaccagcataccggcaccgggagcccgaccgccggcataccgacagcgtggctagcgcacatgagccccttgcgggcacgtattctccctccaggggggtcgtggacccccacgagggagaatatgtgacggtatgccgggtgtctggattccggcgccggtatagtttagtaatatagtatatacgtAAATATTTACGTTCTGTTATTTTTCATATTTGCTGTGGTTTGGTGCTAGTTCTGTTAAGTGATTTGTAAACAAATAATGATGGTGATTCAAGTCCGGTCGTGAGGATGAATTGTATGCAACGTGTCAATGTTCGGTATACGATACATGCGTCAGATCCGTACTGTGTTGTCAGATGTAGTACAGATGCAGACCACAGCTGACTGTCAGTCTGTAGCCATTTGGGGGCGGGAAGGAAGCAGTTATGGTCTCCGTTTCACAAAACGGAGGAGTGTTCAGGAGGTGGTTATCTCTACCAGACGCCTGCTGCTGCATTAACATTTGCTTCCAAGGACGCAGCAGAGATGCTaaatccatccacatctgaatcacccccaaagttgaACCACAGTTGTAGACAGAGCCCGATGGTTTGCGTATAACTACAATGGTGGGAGGGCTACGCATGCAGGGATTATTTAAGTGCTTGGTTACTaagaggcagagccggattaagggagggggtgacagggacggccgtcccagggcccccacacactgcttcagaagAGTATCCATCTGGCTGCTCAGCTGTTCATCAACAGCGGTCACCGAAGAGCTCCTCAGTGCACTACACAGTCAGTCTCATGGGATCACTTCAAGATCCCGCGAGAGAGCGAGTGTGTGCTACGGCGGCGCTGTCCCCTGCTGCTTTGTAAGTGACAGAGTGAGTGACAGGGGGGCAGCGCCGGTGTCCAGG
Proteins encoded in this region:
- the LOC135054792 gene encoding oocyte zinc finger protein XlCOF7.1-like, whose product is MDKEKNYITERILNLTLEIIYLLIGQECIVIKKSGEHITPSNCVSRTFGRAQSPITVPPPHSLTHEIHNDQKILELASKIIQLLTGEDSECLEEHKDLYKDVMENHRPLTSPGGPKTRTQSIGMHTSSSVNEDKNNTSSSQSIGTLQDLREEFSACQAEASILIKKGHLNEMHKPPRSIKSTHLSITKEESASCDGGDLTHTDMYIPIYTQYTSTHIKEEPVSCDGGDLTDTDMYTPKRHTEYTSTDIEASVSYDGEDLAHMNMYTHTGQTQSTSTHLKEDPVSCDGGDLTHTENYTRTYHTQHTTTKTKEGSVSCEDGNLTDTEFYGSPAHAHFKILYIKEELVSGEEKNLSDTAMYASNTEDYCTGSSNSQSAAQNAPTIYNCSECQKTFYSQPDLDRHQKVHVRKTLICECGKVFTKKSCLVAHERTHRGEKPFSCSECDQCFTFKSSLVRHKRVHTGEKPFACSVCGKSFRHSQSLATHQRTHTGEKPFSCSECGKCFTYRSDLSRHQKIHSGLKLFVCSECGKDFTLKSSLVVHERIHRDVKPFVCSECGKGYTIKSNLVIHERTHKEVKPFICSECGKGFTAKSNLLVHERIHKELKPFLCSECGKSFNLKSNLIAHERVHTGEKPFPCSSCGKRFTHRSHLDKHQRTHLKIRTFIVSGAGKGSSPQTNLVSHHQS